AACACGGGGATGGACCAGACGGGCGACGACTCCTACGGCGCGCCCGGGCACGACTCGCCGGGCCACGACTCGATGTGGGTCGGCGAGAGCGAGGACGCCGTCGTCGAACACACGGGCGTCGTCCACGACGGCCTGATCGCGACGGGGATGGCCGTCGCCACGACCTACGGCCTGCCGCGGATGGGGCCGACCTTCGGCGCCATGCTCGTCTCCGGCAAGCGCGCGGCCCAGGCCGCCATCGACGAACTCGGCGTCGACGCCGCGGACGTGGAACTCACGTCGCGGGCGCCCGCGGACGACTGATCGACACGATGCGGTCTTCGCGCGAGGTGCCGTGATGGTCGAGACCGTCACCCTCTATCGCGCGCCCACCACCCCCGCGGACGCCGACGCCATCGCGGACTGGCTCCGCGACCGGGTGGCCGCCGAGGTCAGGGTGCGCGACCGGCTGTTGGGCGCTCCCGACGACTCCGATGCCCTCGCCGAAGCACTCGCCGCCGCCCGCGTCACCGACCCCTACGACCCCGAGACGGGCAATACCATGGTCGGGATCGTCCGCTACGAGGAGCGGGCGCTTTCGGCCCCCGAACGGGCCGGCGGCGTCGTCTACGACGGGCAGGCGGTCGGGCGGGCGCTGAACGCCCGCCTCCCCGACCGGCAGGGCTTGGACCACCTCCACGTCCCCCTGCTGGACCGCGTCCTCGGGACGTGGGGCGACCACGACGGCCGCTGGCACAAGCGCGTGGCCGTCCTCGGACAGCCCTCACTGATCTCCGTGCCCGGCCTCTACGAGGCGCCGGCCAAGCCCGAGGCGTACTACGAGGCCAAGAGCAAACACGCCATGCTGACGGGCGACGCGCCACCCCGGGAGGTGCTGGAGGCGGAAATCGAGGGCGACTTCCTCGTCGCCGACGACCCGCGGACGACAGACGCCCTGAAGGGGTACGTCCTCGCCGCGGTGGCGTTCGTCGAGACGGGCACCGCCTTCTGTGACGACGAGCGGTGTCGGCTGTACGACGCCCACCGCCAGCCCGGCGTGGTGCGGGCACAGCTTCGCGACCCCGAATTCTGCGAGGCGCACGCCGAGCGGTACGGCTAACGCCGCCCGGCGCTCAGGTAGGCGAAGCCGCCGGCACGCGTCCCGTGGGTCGCCGCGGAACAGCGGTCCAGCACCGTCCGGTGTGCCGCCGCCACCCGACGGTCGAGGACGCGCGTCGGCGACTCGCCGTGATGATCCGCGGTGCCCGGGGGCGCCGACGCGCGGACGACGAGTCGGAAGAGGGGGTTGAGCGACCGGCCGGGGAGCCGGTGGCTCCGCGCCAGATCGAGGAGGGCGATCCGGTCGGGGTCGAGGTCGTCGAGCCAGCCCTCGACCGTCGCCGCGGGATCGGGGAGCATCCCCATCAGGAAACTTGCGGTGACGGCGTCCGCGTCACGGAGGGGGAGGCGGGTGGCGTCGCTCAGACAGACGATCACGTTGTCCCAGCCAGCGCGTTCGATCCGGTCGCGGGCGCGGGAAACGGCGCCGGGGGCGAAGTCGACGCCGACGACGGCACCCTCGCTCCCGACTCGCTCGCGGAGGTAGGGGAGGGTCGCGCCGGTGCCACAGCCGACGTCGACGACGGTATCGCCCGGGGCGGGGTCGAGCGAGCCGACGAGTGCGGTCCGGAGGCGACGGACACCGGGGGCGTGCGTGGCGAGGCGGTCGTAGCCGGGCGCCCACCGCGAGTAGAAGACCTGCGCGGCGCTCGCGCGGTCCGGATCGGGAGTCGTCATCGGGCCAGATCGCGAATAATTCGCGCGACGGTCGGCGCGTCGTCGGCGAGGACGTACGTGATCGGCTCGATGCCGAAGCCGCCGGTCTGGTAGAGGACGAACGGGGCGTCGGGGTCGGCGTCGCGGACCGCCTCGGTGACGCTTGGGCGAGCGGCCTCGTCCGACTCGGCTCCGTCCCGGCCGGCCTCGTACTCGACGGTCGGGTAGCCAGCCTCGCGCAAGGCGTCGACGAGTTCGGGATCGTAGCGGACGTTCACTGCACTCCGGACGGTCGCCCCCGCGGCGCGGGCCGACAGGAGGACGGAGGCGACGTGTTCGCTGACGCCGAACTCCGGATCGGAGGGGATGGTCGCCGTCCCGCGCACGTCGAAGATGCGGCCGGGGACGCCGGCCACGTCCTCCACGTCGGTCGCCTCGGGCAGGCACTCGACGAGGTTGGAGCCGACGTTGGGGACGAGACCGGCGAATCCGGAGGTGTTGCGGAGGATGCGGAGGCCGCGGCGCACCGACGAGCGGACCTGTTCGGTGGTTCGGGCGCCGCTCTCGGGGTCGTGGACGTCGAAGGAGGCGTCGTACTCGCGGAGGGTGGGCATGAGTTCGCGGTGGCGTTCGGCGAGCAGGTCGCCGTCCTCCAGCTGTCGGACGAGGACCTCGAGTTCGATGAGCGCCTGCACGCGGCTCATGTCGCCGGTCGCCAGCCCGTCGCCGATCCGTTCGACGAGTTCCCGGACGCGTTCGTCCTCGCTGATCCGGTCGCTGGTCGCCACCTCGCCGTGGGCGTACTTCGAGACGGCGGACTGGGAGATGCCGAGGGCGTCGGCCACCTCGCGCTGGGTGAAGCCCCGCTCCCGGAGGTCGGCGGCGAGCATCGACCGCACGGTGGGCAGGAACTCCTCCACCACGATCTCCTCGACGAACTTCATGACTCGAACTCGGGGTCGTCGCCGATGCGGGAGGCCTGCGGGCCGTGTTGGTCCTGGTATTTCGAGCCGCGCTCGCTTCCGTACGGCCGTTCGGCGGGCGAGGTGAGTTCGGTGAAGACGAGCTGGGAGACGCGCATGCCGGGCGTGAGCGCGACGGGGGCGGTGCCGAGGTTGGAGAGTTCGAGCGTCACCTGCCCGCGGTAGCCGGGGTCGACGAAGCCGGCGGTGGCGTGGACGACGACGGCGAGGCGGCCGAGCGAGGAGCGTCCCTCGACGTTGGCGACGAGGTCGGCGGGCATCTCGACGCGTTCTTTCGTGGTGCCGAGGACGAAGTCGCCGGGGTGGAGGATGAACTCGTCGCCCTCGTCGACGACCGTCTCCGAGATGTACTCGCCCACTTCCTCCTCGCGGGTGGGGTGGATACAGGAGATGTTGGTGCGCTGGAACTCCAGAAACTCCGAGCCGAGGCGGAGGTCGACGCTGGCCGGCTGGACCTGTTGGTCGACGTCGTCGAGGGGGTCGATCACGAGGTCACCCTCGCGGAGGCGAGCGAGGATGTCGGTGTCCGACAGGATCATACCTAACGGGGTGGTGTCGAGGGGTAAAATCCCCCCGGTCGGCGCCGTGACGGTGGCGTCCGTGGACGGCGCGGTGCCGTTCGAGGCAATTCCTGACGGAACCGTGAAGGAAACGGCAACGCTTTTTTGAGACGCTCCGAAATCGATACGATATGTCTGATGAGGTCAAGCGGGGGCTGGAGGGTGTCGTGGTTTTCGAGTCCCGGCTGAGCTACATCGACGGCGACGCCGGCGAGTTGGGCTACCGCGGGTACGCCATCGAGGATTTTGCGCGTGAGGCGAGTTACGAGGAGGTGCTGTCGCTGCTCTGGAACGGCGAGTGGCCGACCCGCGCCGAACACGACGAGTTCGCCGCTCGACTGGCCGCCGAGCGTGACCTCGACCCTGCCGTCTACGACCTCATCGAAGCGCTCGCGGCGCAGGACGAGAACCCGATGGCGGCCCTGCGGACGGTCGTCTCCGCACTCTCGGCGTCCGATCCGGACGCGGACGCCGACCCGGCCGACCGCGAGACGAACCTCGCGAAGGGCTGTCGCATCACCGCGAAGTTCCCGACGGCGCTCGCGGCGTTTGCCCGCCTCCGCAACGGCTTCGATCCGGTCGAACCCCGCGAGGATCTGGGCCACGCCGCGAACTTCCTCTACATGCTGAACGGCGAGGAACCCGACGAGGTGGCAGCCGAGACGTTCGACACCGCACTCGTCCTCCACGCGGACCACGGCCTGAACGCCTCGACGTTCGCGGCGATGGTGACCACGTCGACGATGTCGGATCTCCACAGCGGCGTCACGAGCGCCATCGGGACGCTCGCCGGCAGTCTCCACGGCGGCGCCAACCAGAACGTCATGCGGATGCTGAAGGAAATCGACGAGAGCGACGCGGACCCGGGCGACTGGATCGAGTCGGCGGTCGAGGAGGGGCGGCGCATCCCCGGCTTCGGCCACCGCGTCTACAACGTCCGGGACCCGCGTGCGGGCATTCTGGAGACGTACTCCGAGCGGCTGGGCGAGGAGTCCGGCGATCCCCGGTGGTACGACTACTCCGTCGCCATCGAGGAGTACATGACCGAGGAGAAGGGTCTCGCACCCAACGTCGACTTCTACTCCGCGTCGATGTACTACCAGATGGGGATTCCGATGGATCTCTACACGCCCATCTTCGCGCTGTCGCGGGTCGGGGGCTGGATCGCGCACATGCTCGAACAGTACGAGGACAACCGCCTCATCCGCCCCCGCGCCCACTACGTCGGGGACCGTGGTCGCGAGTTCGTCCCGCTCGACGAGCGGTAGCCGAAAGGCCGAACACCGCGGCGGTCCCACACCGTTCATGGAGGTTTTCGTCTACGGCACCCTCACCGAACCCGAGCGAGTGGCGTCCATCGTCGACGCCTTCGTCTTCGTCGGCGCTGCCGTTCTGGACGGCTGTCATCCCGTCGCGGGCCGATATCCGACGCTCGCACCCGGCGGTCAGACCGCCGGTCGCCTCCTGCGGACGGACGAGATAGACGCCCTCGACGCCTACGAGGGCGTCGACGAGGGACTCTACGTCCGCGTGTCTACAGCCCGAACCGACGGCGGAACAGTCGCCGTCTACGTCGGCGATCCAGACGCCCTCGACGCCGAGGAGGCGGTCGAGTGGCCCGGGTCGGGGCCGTTCGCCGAGCGCGTCCGCCGCTACTTCGAGCGCCATCCGGTCGTCGTCAGGCCGGAACACTCTTGATGGTGCGCCATGCGAACTGGTGCCACCCCTTCGCCGTCGTACACTTTCACTTTCACCGCGCCTTCATGACGTTTATATCCCTGCGCGACTATCCACTACTTGCACGTCACACGCGTGCATTCCCCCTTCCTCACATTCCGGAGCGGCGGCACTGGTCTACATAAACCGTTAACAGCCACCGACGGGTATGGGTGGTATGATCTCGTACGAGGACGTGCTCGCCGCCCGAGACCGGGTCGCGGGCGTGGCGCGTCACACGCCGCTCGAATACTCGTTCGCCTTCTCGGAGATGACCGGTGCCGACGTGTATCTCAAGCTGGAGAACTTCCAGCGCACGGGCGCGTTCAAGATCCGCGGGGCGATCAACCGGATCGAGACGCTCTCCGACGAGGCGAAGGCGGCGGGTGTCGTCACCGCGAGCGCCGGCAACCACGCACAGGGGGTCGCGCTCGCGGCGACGCGGGCGGGCGTCGATTCGAAGATCGTCATGCCCGAACACGCGCCGGTGTCGAAGGTGAAAGCGACCGAGCGCTACGGCGGCGAGGCCATCCTCCACGGGACGGACTACAGCGACGCGCAGGCGGAGGCCCACCGGATCGAGCGCGAGGAGGGGCGGACGTACGTCCACGCCTTCGACGACGAGATGGTGATGGCCGGGCAGGGGACCATCGGCCTCGAAATCGTCGAGGACTGCCCGGAGGTGGAGACGGTGATCGTCCCCATCGGCGGCGGCGGGCTGATCTCGGGCATCGCGACGGCGGTGAAGGCCCACGACCCCGACGTGCGAGTGATCGGCGTGCAGGCCGAGGGGGCCTCGAGCGCCGCCGAATCGCTGCAGAAGGGTGAGATCTACGAGCGCGAGAGCGTCGACACCATCGCGGACGGCATCGCCACCCGCCGGATCGGCGACCGGACGTTCGAGGTGATCAAAGAGCGCGTCGACGAGGTGGTGACCGTCGACGACGAGTCCATCGCCATCGCTTTGACCTACCTGCTCGAACGCGAGAAGGCGCTGGCGGAGGGCGCGGGCGCCATCTCGCTTGCGGCCCTGCTCTCCGGAGCCATCGAGTACGAGGAGGGCGAAGTGATCGTCCCCGCGCTCTGTGGCGGGAATATCGACCTCAACGTGCTGACGACGGTGGTGATGCGCGGATTGGTGGCGACGGGCCGCTACCTCCGATTCCGCACCATCCTGAAAGACCAGCCCGGCGCGCTCGTCGAACTCGGGGAGATCATCGCGGACCTCCGCGCGAACATCACGGCCTTCCACCACGACCGCACCTCGCGGGACGTGGCGATGAACGACGCGCGGGTCGAACTCGAAGTGGAGACGCGGGGCCCGGACCACGTCGACGAACTCCTCTCGGCGCTCCGCGATGCGGGCTACGAGGTCGAAATCGTCAACGGCTACCAGATGTCCGTCTGACTCCCTGCGGTGGCGGTGACGGCAGTACCGGCGCGGATGTGTACTTTTAACCGGAACGGCAACGACCGATCGAGCGTGAAACGAACCATCAGCACCGACGACGCCCCGGCGGCCGTGGGCGCGTACAGTCAGGCGACGACGAACGGATCGCTCCTCTTCACTGCGGGCCAGCTCCCGCTGACCACGGACGGCGAACTCCTCGACGACGAGTCCGTCGCCACCCAGACCGAACAGGCGCTCGACAACGTCCTCGCCATCCTCGACGCGGAGGGAGCCGACGCGAACGACCTGCTGAAGGTGACCATCTTCCTCGACGACATCGAGAACTTCGACGAGATGAACGAGACGTACGGGACGTACTTCGACGCGGAGCCGCCGGCGCGGAGCGCCGTCGAAGTCGGCAACGTGCCGAAGGGCGCGGCCCTCGAAATCGAGGCCATCGCCGATATCGAGTGATCGAATGACGCCGCGGCGGAAATCCAGCCTCCTGTGGGGGCTCGTGGGCGCGCTCACCTTTCTCGTGCTCGTGCAGGGCTACCGGCTGGTCGTCGGTCCCCTCGACGTGAGCGTCGTCGCCATCGGTGGCGTCACCCTCCTCGTCGGCGCGACGGCGGCCGGTCTCACCCACGCGCTGGCGCCGCGGATACACGAAAACGGAAGGAGTTAAAGGGTCGAACGGGTATTCGTAACTGCGAGCCGGGATGGCCGAGTGGTAAGGCGCACGCCTGGAAAGCGTGTTCCCTCTGGGATCCAGGGTTCAAATCCCTGTCCCGGCGTTTTCTGCTTCGATACCGACGATCAGCGCCGCGTACTCGCCGTGCGTGACCCCAGCGACGGCCCCGCAGTCACGACATCGCGTCCCGCGGCATCACCAGGTCGCCGTAACACTCCGGACACCGCGTGAACGTCCCGGTCACACCCGTCGTGGTCCGGTACTCGGCGTAGTCACAGTCGGTGCAGACGGCTTCGGCGACGTATCTACGGACGGCCGCTGACTCCGTCGGCCCGAACTCGGTACCGCCCTCTTTCAGAGACATGGTAACACTTCACATTCCACTCACTTAAGCCATACGGCGCGACAAACCGAATATCTCTGGTCGAATGTGTGTTTTTGAACAAATTCGGTGGTTGTTCGAACAGTATCGCGGCGGCTCGGAATCGGAGAAAGGTTCATGTGGTGGGCGCTCGTTCCCTTGCATGACAATGCCTGACACGAAAAGTGGTCGCGAACGAAACGGCCGGAACAAGCGCGCGCAACTCCGCCAGCAGCTGTACGAGCAGGAACTCGAATCGCTCGACGAGGACGCAGACCTGCCGGAGTTCGGCGAGGGCGAAGAAGAGTTCGCGGCCGACGACGTGTAACGACCCCACCCTTTTGCCGCAGCGGTAGCCACACGAACGCCCCGGAGCGGCGAGTGTCGGGGCCCTTTTAACCGCCCCGTCCGAACCGGTCGCCCGTGCCACTCCGTGCGAACTACGCGACGATATACGTCGGCGCGCAACTGGCGCCGGAGACGCGGAAACTCGACCTCGACTGGGCCGACGACGCCGGCGACGAAACCGAGGCCTTCGAGTTCGAGGTGCCGACGGCCGACCCAACCGACGGCTACGTGGGCATCCAGGCGTTCGACGTGGGGGAGTACGGTCACGAAATACTGATCAACGGCGAGCCGATGAGCGGGTTCGACATCCCGCCCAACGACGGCTGGCAGTACTGGGTCGACACCTTCGGCGACGCCGTCACCCTCACCGAGGGGACCAACCGCCTCCGCATCGGCCGCGACGCCGACACGTCGGACGCCTTCGCCGTCGGCACCGTCACCGTCCACTGGAAGGAACCCGACGGCGACTGAGGCCGGAACGCGTATTTAAACACCCCGGAGAACCGTAACACGCGTCTTCGTTCGGGCCGTGATAACAGTTCTCAAACGGCAGTTCGAGTCGCCTACGTCCGTCGATTGGGGAGCGACAGCGGTGTGTCGTCGATCCCGTGCACGACTGCCGACACCACTTACTTTTATATAGAAGGACAAACAATCGTTCGGTGAACCATGAGTCAGCGAATGCAGCAGGGTCAGCCGATGATCATTATGGGCGAGGACGCCCAGCGCGTCAAGGACAAGGACGCACAGGAGTACAACATTTCGGCGGCCCGCGCCGTGGCGGAGTCGGTACGCTCGACGCTCGGCCCGAAGGGGATGGACAAGATGCTCGTCGACTCGATGGGCACCGTCACCATCACCAACGACGGCGTGACCATCCTCCAGGAGATGGACATCGACAACCCGACGGCCGAGATGATCGTCGAGGTTGCCGAGACACAGGAGGACGAGGCCGGCGACGGCACCACCACCGCAGTCGCCATCGCGGGTGAACTCCTGAAGGAGGCGCAGGACCTCCTCGAACAGGACATCCACCCGACGGCGATCATCAAGGGCTTCAACATGGCCGCGGAGAAGGCCCGCGAGGAAGTCGACGACATCGCGGAGCGCGTCGACGCCTCCGACGAGGAGCTCCTCCGGAAGGTCGCCGAGACGTCGATGACGGGCAAGAGCTCCGAACTCGACAAGGAGCTGCTCGCCCAGCTCGTCGTCGACGCGGTGCAGGCCGTCACCGTCGAGGCCGACGACGGCTCCCACATCGTCGACCTCGAGTTCGTCGAGATCGAGACCCAGACCGGCCGCTCGGCCTCCGAGTCCGAACTCCTCAACGGCGCGGTCATCGACAAGGATCCCGTCAACGACGACATGCCCGTCGAGTTCGACGCGGCGGACGTCCTCCTGCTGAACGACCCCATCGAGGTCGAGGAGACCGACGCCGACACCTCGGTCAGCATCGACAGCCCCGACCAGCTCCAGCAGTTCCTCGACAGCGAGGAACGCCAGCTGCGCGAGAAGGTCGATCAGATCGTCGCGACGGGCGCCGACGTGGTGTTCTGTCAGAAGGCCATCGACGACCTCGCCCAGTATCTCCTCGCCAAGGAGGGCATCCTGGCCGTGCGCCGGACCAAGAAGTCCGACATGGGCTTCCTGCAGGAGATCCTCGGCGCCGAGATCGTCTCCGACCTCGACTCCGCGACCGACGCCCACCTCGGCCACGGCTCGATCAGCCGTGACGCCGACGCCGGGCTGTTCTACGTCGAGGGTGACGACGCCCACGGCGTGACGCTCCTCCTCCGCGGCTCGACCGAGCACGTCGTCGACGAACTCGAACGCGGCATCAAGGACGCCCTCGACGTCGTGTCGGCGACGGCCTCCGACGGCCGCGTCCTCGCCGGCGGCGGCGCCATCGAGGTGGAGCTGGCCGGTCGCCTCCGCGACTACGCCGACGACATCAGCGGGCGCGAACAGCTCGCCGTCGGCGCCTTCGCCGACGCGCTCGAAATCGTCCCGCGCGTCCTCGCCAGCAACGCCGGTCTCGACAGCATCGACACGCTGGTCTCGCTCCGCGCGGCCCACGAGGACGGCGACGTGCACGCCGGCCTGAACGTCTTCTCGGGCGACGTGGTCGACACCTACGAGGCGGGCGTCGTCGAACCCGCCCACTCCAAGGAACAGGCGCTCTCCTCAGCCACCGAGGCCGCGAACCTCGTCCTGAAAATCGACGACATCATCGCCGCGGGCGACCTCTCGACCTCCGGTGACGGGGACGAGGGCGGCCCCGGCGGCGCCGGCGGCGGCATGGGCGGTATGGGTGGCATGGGCGGCGCGATGTGACGTAGGGCACGCTTCCTTCTCACCCCGCGCACCGACACAAAACACATATTTTCGACGCCGGTACGACGCCTCATGCCCTCCAGCAGACGCGCCCTTCTGACCGGCGTCGGTGCCGCCCTGACCGGCCTCGCCGGCTGTCTCGATTTCGGCGGTGGGACGAACCAGCCGTCGTCACCCACGGGTACATCGACGGCGACCCCGAGCCCGACATCCACGCCCCCCGCACTCACCGACACGACGCTCGGCAACGCCATCGCCCTCGACACCGACGGCGACGGGCGGGGCGACGGGATGGTCGTCGTCGTTTCCGACCTCGTCTCCGCCCACTCGATCCGGTATCTGACCGCGCCTGACGCCTTCGGCGTCGCCGACGCCGGTGGGCAGCAGTTCGCCCTCGTCCACGTCGCCGCCCGGGGCGAAGGCACGCCACCGACCCCCGACGACTTCTCGCTCGTCGCCGACGGGACGACGTACGAATCCGGCATCGCGAGCGTCGGTCCCGCCCGCGTCGACGACCCCGTGTCCGGCCGTCCGTACGGTGGCTCGGACCGACGGGGCTACCTCGGTTTCCGGGTCCCCGCGCCCCTCGACGCGGACACGGTGGCGATCCAGCTCGCCGAGACGGGCCGGTGGACGGTCTCCGACTCGGAACTGGATGCCCTCCGCTCGCCACCGCCTGCCTTCTCGACGCGAATCGAGGTGCCCGAACGCGTCGCCGCCGACGAAGCGATTTCGGTCCGTATCGACGTGACCAACGAGGGCGAGGGCCTCGGCACCTTCCACGGCGCTATCAACCACCAGGGACCGCTCTACGCGGCCGACGCGTTCTCGTTTTCGCTCCCGCCCGGCGAATCCACGACCCACGAGGCGACCGTCGGCTACTTCCGCGGGAGCGAGTCCCCTCCCGCACGCGTCCAGTTCGGCGTCGTCGGTCCGGGCGTCTCCGAGTCGTTCACGGTGTCCATCGAGGGCGGCGGCACGCCGTCGGGAACCGCGACGGTCACGGACACGCCGTCCTGAGACTGTTGCGTAACTGATACCTTCGCGGAGGTGCTACCACTGCCATGGAGACCCTCCTTCTGGACGCCGACGCGGTGGACGAGCACTCCCCGACGACGGCCGTCGTCGACGCCGTCGAGGCGGCCTTCGCCGCCCACGCCCGCGGCGACACGGTGATGCCGGCGAAGTCGTACGTCGACCTCCCGCGGTACGACGGCGACTTCCGGTCGATGCCGGCGTACCTCGACGCCGGCGACTGGGACGCGGCGGGGCTGAAGTGGGTAAACTCCCACACCGAGAACCGGCGCCGGCACGACCTTCCCACCGTGATGGCGACGATGTGCTACTCCGCCCCGGAGACGGGACTGTTGCTCTCGATCATGGACGGGACGACGCTGACGACGAAGCGGACGGGCGCGGCCGCCGCCGTCGCCACCGACCGCCTCGCCGTCCGGGACGCGACGACGCTGGGGCTGGTCGGCGCGGGAGCCCAGTCGCACGCCCAACTCGACGCCATCCTCACCGTCCGTCCCATCGAGACAGTGGTCGTCGCGGACGCCGACCCGGACCGCGCCGCGGCGTTCGTCGAGGCGGTGCGTGACCGCGTCGACGCCCGCGTCGGCTCCATCCCCGAGGCCGTCGCCTGCGACGTGGTGTCGACGACGACGCCGGTCCGCGACCCCATCGTCGACGCCGCCGACGTGGGCGCCCACACCCACGTCAACGCCGTCGGCGCCGACGCGCCGGGCAAACACGAACTCGACGACGACCTGCTGGCGGCCGCGAAACTCGTCGTCGACGACCGGGAGCAGTGTACCCACTCGGGGGAGATCAACGTCCCCTACGCCGCGGGACGGCTCACCGACGACGATATACACGCCGCACTCGGCACGGTGGTGATCGGCGAGGCGACGGGCCGGACGCCCGCGGACGGCGTCACCGTCTTCGACAGCACTGGCCTCGCGGTGCAGGACGTGGCGGCCGCCCGCGTCGTCTACGAGCGGGCGTCGGCGGCCGGCGCGGGCGTGGCGTTCGACCTGCTGGGGCGTTAGACGAGCCGCTCACGCATCCAGTCGGCCGCGTACGGCCGGTACTGCGTCACCCGGTTCTTGCAGACGTGGTCGCCGTCGGGGTAGTAGAGCAGTTCGCCGTTGGGCGCCCGCTCGGCGATCCGTCGGGTCTGTTCCGGCGGAATCACGGTGTCGTTGCCGCCGACGATCATGAGCGCCGGGGCGGTCAGGTCCTCGATGTCGCCGCGGAGCGTCATCCGCTCCGTGATCTCGTCGGCCTCGACGAAGGAGTCGGCCCGGCAGGCGTGGAGGAAGCCGTCGCGCATCGAGACGGAGCGATAGAGGGAGGCTGGCCCGACGCTGAAGGGGCCGGCGAGGCCGACGCAGGCGTCGAACCGGTCGTCGTTCGCGGCGACGTGCGGGGCGTAGAACCCGCCGATCGAGACGCCGTAGACACCGAGACGGGAGGCGTCGACGTCGTCGACGCCCTCGACGTGGTCCACCACCGCCGAGATGGCCTCGTGGTAGTCCGGCGTCATCGTCCGGGTGTACCACATCTCGCCCTGCCCGGGACCGTCGACGGAGAGCGTCGCGATCCCGCGAGCGTGGAAGTCCGAGGCCCGCGTGTGCTGTTCTTCCTTCGTCGAGTCGAGGCCCGAGAGGAGGATCACCAGCGGCGACTCGTCGAGTCCGTCCGGCGTCCCGCCGGGAACCCGCAGGTAACCCGGAACGTCGGCGCCGCCCGGATGCGGCGCCTCGATCCGCTCCGCCGGCGGGTCGAGATGCGGGGCGGCCCGCTCCCACAACTCGACGCCGCGCCGGTGGACCCGTTCGCGGCGGCCCTCGTCGACGAACCACGCGAACGAGCCGAAGTGACAGTACATCGACGCCCGCAGGAAGTGTTCGCCCGCCGTCGTCGCGTTGCCCGCCGC
This window of the Haloplanus rubicundus genome carries:
- a CDS encoding alpha/beta hydrolase family protein codes for the protein MTDDRGREFVEGRFDRWWTRFLAKGLDRYDLQNLRDDIGAWEEWCEAFAAVGEEHAEHGREAEAAGNATTAGEHFLRASMYCHFGSFAWFVDEGRRERVHRRGVELWERAAPHLDPPAERIEAPHPGGADVPGYLRVPGGTPDGLDESPLVILLSGLDSTKEEQHTRASDFHARGIATLSVDGPGQGEMWYTRTMTPDYHEAISAVVDHVEGVDDVDASRLGVYGVSIGGFYAPHVAANDDRFDACVGLAGPFSVGPASLYRSVSMRDGFLHACRADSFVEADEITERMTLRGDIEDLTAPALMIVGGNDTVIPPEQTRRIAERAPNGELLYYPDGDHVCKNRVTQYRPYAADWMRERLV
- the thsB gene encoding thermosome subunit beta, giving the protein MIIMGEDAQRVKDKDAQEYNISAARAVAESVRSTLGPKGMDKMLVDSMGTVTITNDGVTILQEMDIDNPTAEMIVEVAETQEDEAGDGTTTAVAIAGELLKEAQDLLEQDIHPTAIIKGFNMAAEKAREEVDDIAERVDASDEELLRKVAETSMTGKSSELDKELLAQLVVDAVQAVTVEADDGSHIVDLEFVEIETQTGRSASESELLNGAVIDKDPVNDDMPVEFDAADVLLLNDPIEVEETDADTSVSIDSPDQLQQFLDSEERQLREKVDQIVATGADVVFCQKAIDDLAQYLLAKEGILAVRRTKKSDMGFLQEILGAEIVSDLDSATDAHLGHGSISRDADAGLFYVEGDDAHGVTLLLRGSTEHVVDELERGIKDALDVVSATASDGRVLAGGGAIEVELAGRLRDYADDISGREQLAVGAFADALEIVPRVLASNAGLDSIDTLVSLRAAHEDGDVHAGLNVFSGDVVDTYEAGVVEPAHSKEQALSSATEAANLVLKIDDIIAAGDLSTSGDGDEGGPGGAGGGMGGMGGMGGAM
- a CDS encoding ornithine cyclodeaminase family protein; the protein is METLLLDADAVDEHSPTTAVVDAVEAAFAAHARGDTVMPAKSYVDLPRYDGDFRSMPAYLDAGDWDAAGLKWVNSHTENRRRHDLPTVMATMCYSAPETGLLLSIMDGTTLTTKRTGAAAAVATDRLAVRDATTLGLVGAGAQSHAQLDAILTVRPIETVVVADADPDRAAAFVEAVRDRVDARVGSIPEAVACDVVSTTTPVRDPIVDAADVGAHTHVNAVGADAPGKHELDDDLLAAAKLVVDDREQCTHSGEINVPYAAGRLTDDDIHAALGTVVIGEATGRTPADGVTVFDSTGLAVQDVAAARVVYERASAAGAGVAFDLLGR